A genomic region of Pogoniulus pusillus isolate bPogPus1 chromosome 35, bPogPus1.pri, whole genome shotgun sequence contains the following coding sequences:
- the LOC135190031 gene encoding glutamine synthetase: MSVSHSSRLNKLVREQYMKLPQDGLVQVTYVWIDGSGEGVRCKTRTLDKEPKSIEDVPEWNFDGSSTAQAEGSNSDMFLVPIRMFRDPFCLDPNKLVLCEVLKYNRKPAETNLRHTCKKVMDLVKDSHPWFGMEQEYTLLGINGHPYGWPDNGFPGPQGPYYCGVGADKVYGRDIVESHYKACLYAGVKICGTNAEVMPSQWEFQVGPCEGIEMGDHLWMARFILHRVCEDFGVVATLDPKPMTGNWNGAGCHTNYSTEEMRREGGLKHIEAAIEKLSKRHDYHICVYDPRGGRDNSRRLTGHHETSNIFEFSAGVANRGASIRIPRQVGQDGCGYFEDRRPAANCDPYAVTEAIMRTTVLNETGVETKDYAAH, from the exons ATGTCGGTGtcgcacagctccaggctgaacaagctggTGCGGGAGCAGTACATGAAACTGCCCCAGGATGGCCTGGTGCAGGTCACCTACGTCTGGATCGACGGCAGCGGCGAGGGTGTGCGCTGCAAGACCAGGACCCTCGACAAGGAGCCCAAGAGCATCGAAG ACGTCCCTGAGTGGAATTTTGATGGCTCCAGCAcggcacaggctgagggctcCAACAGCGACATGTTCCTGGTGCCCATCCGCATGTTCAGGGACCCTTTTTGCCTGGACCCCAACAAGCTGGTGCTCTGCGAGGTGCTGAAGTACAACAGGAAACCCGCAg AGACCAACCTGAGACACACATGCAAGAAGGTCATGGACTTGGTTAAGGACAGCCACCCCTGGTTTGGGATGGAGCAGGAGTACACACTGCTGGGCATCAACGGCCACCCCTACGGCTGGCCTGACAACGGCTTCCCTGGCCCACAGG gCCCCTATTACTGTGGGGTTGGAGCAGACAAGGTGTATGGGCGTGACATTGTGGAGTCCCACTACAAGGCCTGCCTGTATGCAGGGGTGAAGATCTGTGGCACCAATGCAGAGGTGATGCCCTCCCAG TGGGAATTCCAGGTGGGCCCATGTGAAGGCATTGAGATGGGTGACCACCTCTGGATGGCTCGGTTCATTCTCCACCGTGTCTGCGAGGACTTTGGGGTTGTGGCTACTCTGGACCCCAAGCCTATGACTGGCAACTGGAACGGCGCTGGGTGCCACACCAACTACAGCACCGAGGAGATGCGGAGAGAAGGGGGTCTCAA GCACATCGAAGCTGCCATCGAGAAGCTGAGCAAGCGCCACGACTACCACATCTGCGTCTACGACCCGCGGGgcggcagggacaactcccggCGCCTCACCGGCCACCACGAGACCTCCAACATCTTCGAGTTCTCGGCCGGCGTGGCCAACCGCGGCGCCAGCATCCGCATCCCGCGCCAGGTCGGCCAGGACGGCTGCGGCTACTTCGAGGACCGGcggccagctgccaactgcgaCCCTTACGCCGTCACCGAGGCCATCATGAGGACAACGGTGCTCAACGAGACCGGGGTGGAGACCAAGGACTACGCTGCCCACTGA
- the LOC135190045 gene encoding sericin-2-like, whose protein sequence is MAPAARLQRMAPADGSSSQAPADGSSSQTPADGSSSQAPADGSSSQAPVDGSSSQAPAARLQQPGSSGWLQQSGSSSQAPAVRLQRMAPAVRLQRMAPADGSSSQIPADGSSGWLQQSDSSRWLQRMAPAVRFQQMAPADGSSSQIPAARLQRMAPAGGSSSQAPADGSSSQTPADGSSSQAPAVRLQRMAPAVRLQQPGSSGWLQQSGSSGWLQRMAPAVRFQQPGSSR, encoded by the coding sequence atggctccagcagccaggctccAGCGGATGGCTCCAGCGGatggctccagcagccaggctccagcggatggctccagcagccagaCTCCAGCAGATGGCTCCAGCAGTCAGGCTCCAGCGGATGGCTCCAGCAGTCAGGCTCCAGTGGATGGCTCCAGCAgtcaggctccagcagccaggctccagcagccaggctccAGCGGATGGCTCCAGCAGTCAGGCTCCAGCAGTCAGGCTCCAGCAGTCAGGCTCCAGCGGATGGCTCCAGCAGTCAGGCTCCAGCGGATGGCTCCAGCGGATGGCTCCAGCAGTCAGATTCCAGCAGATGGCTCCAGCGGATGGCTCCAGCAGTCAGATTCCAGCAGATGGCTCCAGCGGATGGCTCCAGCAGTCAGATTCCAGCAGATGGCTCCAGCGGATGGCTCCAGCAGTCAGATTCCAGCAGCCAGGCTCCAGCGGATGGCTCCAGCGGGTGGCTCCAGCAGTCAGGCTCCAGCGGatggctccagcagccagaCTCCAGCAGatggctccagcagccaggctccagcagtcAGGCTCCAGCGGATGGCTCCAGCAgtcaggctccagcagccaggctccAGCGGATGGCTCCAGCAGTCAGGCTCCAGCGGATGGCTCCAGCGGATGGCTCCAGCAGTCAGATTCCagcagccaggctccagcagatgA
- the LOC135190046 gene encoding uncharacterized protein LOC135190046, which produces MAPADSSNGWLQQMAPADGSSGLPSRARANQAATAAAFIATSRHSSEGDGQGGPASCPPHDGEQRRVIRGLPLRSEDAAPAMGFYHPQGHTWGVPQERGCCTSDGGSGSRSPVRTDCCHGRSAGGVCLSVRRGPGWVSFYTSSSCSALRPCASSREGPVPSAALGPGPTTASFPHSPDPQLPPSPAARTHSCLLPPQPGPTTASFPHSPDPQLPPSPAARTHSCLLPPQPGPTAASFPRSPDPRLPPSPAARTHGCLLPPQPGPTAASFPRSPDPRLPPSPAAGTHHRLLPPQPGPTIGSFPHSTA; this is translated from the exons ATGGCTCCAGCAGATAGCTCCAACGGATGGCTCCAGCAGATGGCTCCAGCAGATGGCTCCAGCGGGCTGCCGAGCCGGGCACGGGCGAACCAGGCTGCCACCGCCGCTGCCTTCATCGCcaccagcaggcacagcagcgaGGGGGACGGCCAGGGTGGGCCAGCATCGTGCCCGCCCCACGATGGGGAGCAGCGAC GTGTCATACGTGGGTTGCCCCTCAGGAGCGAGGATGCTGCACCAGCGATGGGGTTTTACCACCCCCAGGGCCACACGTGGGGTGTCCCTCAGGAGCGAGGATGCTGCACCAGCGATGGG GGCAGTGGGTCCCGCAGCCCCGTGCGCACGGACTGCTGCCACGGCAGGTCCGCGGGAGGTGTCTGCCTGTCTGTCCGGCGGGGTCCGGGCTGGGTGTCCTTTTACACCTCTTCATCCTGCAGCGCCCTCCGCCCGTGTGCCAGCAGCCGCGAGGGGCCGGTCCCCAGCGCTGCCCTCGGC CCCGGACCCACAActgcctccttccctcacagcccggacccacagctgcctccttcccccGCAGCCCGGACCCacagctgcctccttcccccGCAGCCCGGACCCACAActgcctccttccctcacagcccggacccacagctgcctccttcccccGCAGCCCGGACCCacagctgcctccttcccccGCAGCCCGGACCCacagctgcctccttcccccGCAGCCCGGACCCAcggctgcctccttcccccgCAGCCCGGACCCAcggctgcctccttcccccgCAGCCCGGACCCAcggctgcctccttcccccgCAGCCCGGACCCAcggctgcctccttcccccgCAGCCGGGACCCACCACCGGCTCCTTCCCCCGCAGCCCGGACCCACCATCGGCTCCTtcccccacagcacagcctga